The Prochlorococcus marinus str. MIT 1214 sequence TAGTCAATAAAAAAGCAAGACGGAATACTCGAAATTGAAGTTCAAGATATTCGTCTGATTTGACTCCGGACGATGAGTCCGATGAATCAAAATCCAGAAGAGGATCATGACTTGAGCAATTTTCAACAGTCTCAGATGCCACAAAAATCCCTCCTTTTGGAGTTCCTTAGTGATAGTGAGAAGTTGTTTTGCAAACAAGACACCTAAGCTCTCTGCAAAGGCCCGGGGAATCTATCACGAGACTTGCATCAAAACAAAAAAAATTTTTATTGCTAAATTGAAAAGTTTTTAATTTAGCAACTTGATCAAAAATTTTAAACACAGTTTTAGTTATTCAATCTAAATCAGATAGATAATCTCTTTATATAATTAATCCTGGTGATATAAAATTAAATAATCAAGTTATTGATCAATTTTTTTATTGCATCACTAAAAACTAACAATTAAATTTTAACTCATAAAAATCTTCTTGATTTTTATGAGATTCCTTAAAAAAGTAAATTAATTACATTTAAAGACTTGGCAAAATGCGAATCAGGCGGCTCAATGGTGTATGAGCAAAAGATCCTTTGAGTAATATTTCTAACAAAAAAATTCTATCTAAACCCAAAGGGAAAAATCCTACCCAATCAAAAACTCATTTCGGTAATTTAATAAACGACACCATACTTCCATTACCTTGGCCTTTTTGGCCAAAAGAGGGGCGTTTAATAATGGGATTGATTGCCTTTTGGAGCATATCTGGAATTTTTATACTTGGATCAGCTAGTTGGTGGGTAGCCATTAGAGAGATGGGTGAAGGTGCTTACTATATAAAAAGACAACTAATTTGGCTGATCGCTAGTTGGAGCATTTTCTACCTAGCCATCAATATCAATCTAAAAAGTTGGCTAAGGCTATCAGGGCCTTGCCTTTTCATTGGTATGGTTCTAATTGCATCAACAAGTTTTTTCGGTAGCACAGTTAACGGGTCTACTCGATGGTTGATTATCGGTCCAATCCAAATTCAACCATCGGAGTTAATTAAACCTTTTATCATTCTCCAAAGTGCCAAACTTTTTGGTCAATGGGAAAGAATAAATTCAGAAAAGAAACTTTTTTGGTTAACTATTTTTGCATCTATTATTGTATTAATTATAAAGCAGCCAAATTTAAGTACTGCCGCATTAATAGGGATATTACTTTGGATGATTGCCTTAGCTTCCGGTATTGATTTCCGCTACCTTTTTAAAACGGCGATATCAGGATTTTTAGTTGGTTCAATAAGCATTTTTTTTAATGCCTATCAACAAAGTCGCGTCATGTCATTTATTAACCCGTGGAAAGATCCAGAAGGTAGTGGATATCAATTAATTCAGAGTCTTTATGCTATTGGTTCTGGTGGCCTCTTCGGAGAAGGTTATGGTCTTTCAATGCAAAAATTACAATATTTGCCCTACAGAAGTACTGATTTTATATTTGCTGTTTTTGCGGAAGAGTTTGGATTCTTTGGATCTATTTTACTTTTATCATTCCTGCTTGTAGTTGCATATTTAACTCTTAAAATATCTCTTAATTGTAGAAATAATTATTCTAAACTAATCTCTATTGGATCAGGTACTATTCTTGTTGGCCAATCAATTATGCACATAGCAGTTTCATCAGGAGCAATGCCTACAACTGGCCTACCCTTCCCTTTGATTAGTTATGGGGGCAACTCATTGATTTCAAGCTTACTAATAGCTGCTCTATTGATCAGATCCTCTATTGAATCATCAGATTTATTAATTAAAAATCCCTCAAATAGACTGTTAACTAGATAATCTTGTGTAATAACTTAAGGTGACAAATCTCTTTTTGAACATTTCTTCTATAAATTTACTTTTCTCTGATTTGACTCGTCATGGCGAGCAGTTAATTAATAATGGGCTCAATAATCCAAGCCCACTAACAATTCTAATAGTTTTTACGGGAGGACTTCTTACTAGTTTTGGGCCGTGTTCATTATCACTTTTACCAATAACAGTTGCATATTTAGCTGGATTTAAAAATAACCAAAACCCTTTACAAAAAACGATTAGTTTCTGCAGCGGTATAGTGATATCACTAATTATATTAGGAAGTCTAAGCGGGTTTTTAGGGAAAATTTATGGTCAATTACCAGGTTTCTTTTCAATTTTCATAAGCTTTCTAGCAATAATTATGGGTCTTAATCTGCTTGGGATTTTTAAATTCTCACTTCCATCTGGCCCTGACCCTGAAATTTGGATAAATCAAGTTCCTTCTGCATTCGCTCCAGTTTCAGCCGGTTTTGCTTTTGGATTAGCCTCCTCTCCTTGTACTACGCCTGTTCTTGCAGTTCTTCTCGCCTGGGTTGCTAAACAAGGAAATCCTCTTAATGGCACAATTTTACTTGGCAGTTTTGCGATTGGACAAATTGTTCCTTTATTTATAGCAGGTACTTTTGCCGCAAGTATTCCAAAATTATTATCATTACGACCTATTGGGAAATGGGTTCCACCAATTAGCGGAGTGATTTTATTAACCATAGGTCTTATGAGCCTTCTCAGTATTTGGATATAAAATACATGAAAAAAATTAGCCAAGTTTTAAACTGGCTTTCTAGCTTGAAGATTGCGATATTATTATTATTATTAATAGCTATTTCATGTGCAGCTGGTACTTTAATACCACAACAAGAATCAGATCAATTCTATTATGATAATTTTAATAAATATCCTTTTCTTGGAATAATTAATGGAAATATAGTACTACTTTTTGAATTAGATCATGTCTATACAAGTTTTTGGTTTTTATTCTTACTCATTTGGCTTGGTTTAGCTCTTGCAGTTTGTAGTTTTAGAAGACAATTACCTATACTTAAATCAGCATGGAAATGGATAGATTACAAATCGCCTCGTCAAATAGCAAAACTTTCTATTGCGCAATCAATAGAAACTAATAATTACTCGGAAAGCTTAGAGAAAATTAAAATTAATTTAAAAAAGCAAGGTTGGAATATAAAAGAAACAGATGGAAGGATAGCTGCTCGCCAAGGAGTAGCAGGTAGATTAGGACCTATATTAATTCATCTAGGAATGATATTATTAATGATAGGAGCAACATATGGATCATTAAATGGGAAAACCATAGAAAAATTTTTAGCCCCTGGCAGATCAATAGACTTATTAAACAATAATGAAGAGAAAGGGTTAACTATTGAATTACAAAAGTTTCAAATCGAAAGAGACCCTCAAGGAAGGGCTGAGCAATATAGGTCTATAGTAAATGTTATTGAGCCAAATGGAGATAATCAATTCAAAGAAATTAGTGTTAATTATCCATTAAGATACAAAGGATTAACATTATATCAAGCTGACTGGTCTTTAGCAGCAATAACTATTCAAATTGAAAAAAGTCCGAAATTACAAATTCCAATAGAACCTATACCTGAGCTAGGTGAACAAGTTTGGGGAACAATTATACCTACAAAAAAAGATGGTAAAGACCCAATTCTCGTAACCGTAGATAGTGAGATAGGTCCAGTAAGCATTTACAATAGTGATGGTACATTAAT is a genomic window containing:
- a CDS encoding FtsW/RodA/SpoVE family cell cycle protein, giving the protein MSNISNKKILSKPKGKNPTQSKTHFGNLINDTILPLPWPFWPKEGRLIMGLIAFWSISGIFILGSASWWVAIREMGEGAYYIKRQLIWLIASWSIFYLAININLKSWLRLSGPCLFIGMVLIASTSFFGSTVNGSTRWLIIGPIQIQPSELIKPFIILQSAKLFGQWERINSEKKLFWLTIFASIIVLIIKQPNLSTAALIGILLWMIALASGIDFRYLFKTAISGFLVGSISIFFNAYQQSRVMSFINPWKDPEGSGYQLIQSLYAIGSGGLFGEGYGLSMQKLQYLPYRSTDFIFAVFAEEFGFFGSILLLSFLLVVAYLTLKISLNCRNNYSKLISIGSGTILVGQSIMHIAVSSGAMPTTGLPFPLISYGGNSLISSLLIAALLIRSSIESSDLLIKNPSNRLLTR
- a CDS encoding cytochrome c biogenesis CcdA family protein; its protein translation is MTNLFLNISSINLLFSDLTRHGEQLINNGLNNPSPLTILIVFTGGLLTSFGPCSLSLLPITVAYLAGFKNNQNPLQKTISFCSGIVISLIILGSLSGFLGKIYGQLPGFFSIFISFLAIIMGLNLLGIFKFSLPSGPDPEIWINQVPSAFAPVSAGFAFGLASSPCTTPVLAVLLAWVAKQGNPLNGTILLGSFAIGQIVPLFIAGTFAASIPKLLSLRPIGKWVPPISGVILLTIGLMSLLSIWI
- a CDS encoding cytochrome c biogenesis protein ResB, encoding MKKISQVLNWLSSLKIAILLLLLIAISCAAGTLIPQQESDQFYYDNFNKYPFLGIINGNIVLLFELDHVYTSFWFLFLLIWLGLALAVCSFRRQLPILKSAWKWIDYKSPRQIAKLSIAQSIETNNYSESLEKIKINLKKQGWNIKETDGRIAARQGVAGRLGPILIHLGMILLMIGATYGSLNGKTIEKFLAPGRSIDLLNNNEEKGLTIELQKFQIERDPQGRAEQYRSIVNVIEPNGDNQFKEISVNYPLRYKGLTLYQADWSLAAITIQIEKSPKLQIPIEPIPELGEQVWGTIIPTKKDGKDPILVTVDSEIGPVSIYNSDGTLITKLSTNKEAKVKDTLIKIINIVPSSGLLLKHDPGVPFVYTSFAIILIGGSLSIISTKKIWVLHEKEKSMIYIGGLSNRNLSGLSKELPKFIRFLEN